The Candidatus Methylomirabilota bacterium genome contains the following window.
CGCTTCGCCGACGGGAGCGCGTTCTTCCGCCATTACTTCGTCCGGCTGGGCTTTCTGGACGGCTGGCGGGGTGTGGTCGCGAGGGAGGAGGAGCGGGAGGTCTTCGCGGCGCTCGAGGACGGGCTCAATCGCCGGGCGGCCGAGCGCGGAGAGCTCGCGCTGACGGTCCCGCTCGCCTACGTCGAGGCGGAGGCGGTGGAGCCGGCCTAATCGAACCGATACCGCGGCGTCGCCGAAGAAGCGTGCCGTCCATGCGTTCGCGCTACCCGTCGCGTTGCGATTGTACTGCTCGCGCGTAGCTGTACGACCCGGCGAAGATCAAGTCGAGCTTGCGGCGGCTCAGGTTCGCCTTGATGGCGGCGTAGAACGTGCCGATGGTGTCGCCGCCGGCGCGGCAGGAACCGGAGTGGCGGGCTGAGCGGGCGGGGTGGGCGGAGCCGCCGGCTGCTAGGCGCACGACGCGAAGGGCGGACCCAGCACGATGCCGAGGCCGAACACGACCACGGCACCGGAGATCATCCTTGGAACCGTCCAGCGTCCAGGCATCATGGCGTCCGCTTTCCCCGGAGCTCGGTGAGCACCACGCCGGCGAGCAGCACGAGCGCCACCGCGAGCAGGGGTTGGGCCAGGAACATGAACAGCGTGAAGGCGATGGGCCGTGCCCGCATGAGGACGATCCCCGCGAGCATGTCGAAGACGAGCGCCAGGACGATCGCCGTGCGCAAGAAACTCAGCGGCCGAGGTCCGTCGCTCAAAGCCGCGCCTCCTTCTTCTGCTCAGGGTGCGCAGGCGCGTGACACTCGAGGCAAGAGGTCTTGCCGCTCATCAGGTCGGCCATGATCGGCTTCTTGGTCTCGGAGTTGAGGAACTTCTGTGACTCGCCGTGGCAGCCGAGACACCGCACGTTGGGGTACGGGGCGGCGATCTTGATGGGCAGGTGGTAGGTGCCGGTGGTGTAGTACCACACGTGGCGGAGCCCGCCCAGCTTGGCCCGAAGGGTGCCGCCGAAGCCGTAGTCGGAATGGCAGGTGTAGCACTGGTTCTCACGGATGTAGCGGTTCTTGAAGTGGACGGCGGCCAAGGTCTCGCTCTTGACGTCCCGGAGATCGCGCACGAACGGGGTCATGACATGACAGGAGCCGCACTGGGAGACGGTCGCGGTGGCTTCCAGCCCGTGCGCGAAGGTCATGAACCCCACCATGATCGGCACCAAGCCGACGGCGACCAGCAGCAGGCCCCACATGCTCGCCGGGGCGCCCGCGGATCGCAGCCGCCGCCACGCCCAGATGAGCAGCCCCACGTTGAGCACGACGAGCACCAACCCCATGCCCTGCAGCCACTGGCTGGTGGTTCCGATCCAGCCATGCGGCAACGGGACATCAGGATCGGCCGCCCACGCCGCAGCGGGCGCGAGGAGCGCGCCCAGCAGCGGCAGGACCCGGATCACTTCTGCTCCTTACCTCCCGGGTAATCCATCAACCACTCCGCCTTGATGTCCTTGGAATTCTTCTTGCCCTTCTCGTCCATCATCCACTTGCCGCGGTCGTTGAGCTGGTCCGTCTTGAAGGATTCCTTCTTGGGCATCGCAATGGTGTGGCAGTACTGGCAGTTCTTGGCCGGCATGCCGGCCTTCTTGGCCTCCGTGAGGAGCTGCGGCGTGGCCAATGCAGGGACGGCTGAGACGAGGGCCATCCCGAGGACTGCGATCGCGAGCAGAAAATTCATACGGGTGCCTCCTGTTTGACTACGCGCATCGGGGGCGTCCGAGCCGACGCGAGTCTAATCGACGGGCGGGCGGAAACGCCAGTAAGACTTTTGGCCTACTGTCGGGCCCCGCACGGGCGATCACCCTCGGGCTCGCAATAGGCCATTTGCGCTGCGAGCGTGACGCCCTGGGCTACTTTGGGCGGGCTAG
Protein-coding sequences here:
- a CDS encoding NapC/NirT family cytochrome c; protein product: MIRVLPLLGALLAPAAAWAADPDVPLPHGWIGTTSQWLQGMGLVLVVLNVGLLIWAWRRLRSAGAPASMWGLLLVAVGLVPIMVGFMTFAHGLEATATVSQCGSCHVMTPFVRDLRDVKSETLAAVHFKNRYIRENQCYTCHSDYGFGGTLRAKLGGLRHVWYYTTGTYHLPIKIAAPYPNVRCLGCHGESQKFLNSETKKPIMADLMSGKTSCLECHAPAHPEQKKEARL